GTTTAAGGCTCCGAAGGTTCTCCAATGCCAGAGGCATGGGGATGCCATCCAAGCAGCCTTGATTACCACGATTCCTGGAGCAACAGCCTTGAGTTTCGTTGTCGAGCTGCACTGACAAGGACTCCAGATGTACATGACCCTCGATTGCAGAGAAGAACTCCTTGCTGTTCTTCTTGTTGATGCCAGACACTCCGAGCTTGCTCAGTTGGGTGAGCTTCTTGAGATCTTTCACAAAGGTCTTTGATCCTGAAGCAGCAACGTTGATAACACCAAGCGTGTGCAACGCCGTCAGTTTTCCTAACCCTCCAGGCACCTTAACACCAACTAAGGAATGTCGTTTGCACAACCAGCTGGACGAAACATTTGGTGATGGTGTTGTTGCTGGGACATCTGTGCTGCCGGCGCGAATGTACTGCAGCTTCTGTAACTTTGTAATATTCTCCGGAAGGGTCAATGTGGAGGTGCCCCTGACGTCCAAAGTCTGTAGCTGCCTCAGATGGTCCAGTGAACTTGGTAGGCGGTTGATCTCGGGCCGTCCTCGCAGTGAGAGGAACTTGAGGCGACGCAACAGTTTCACCATCTTCTTGAGATCTTCATACTCAACACTACCTGACGCATCCTCTAGATCAAGCACCCGAAGCATCTTCATACTTTTGGAGATGAAGAATGATTCCCACTGCCCAAACACAGTGAGTGACCTTAGCCGTGAGAAGTCGATGCTCTCGAACACAGTTTTTTCTGTGTCCCGGCTTGATATGACAAGGTGACGCCCTGTGCTTTGGCTGGTTAGGACAGAACTCCTGCCTCCCAATTCAAACACAAGGTTCTCTTCCATTCGTCGTGATACAATGTACTCGCGAATGAGACCATTGACCTGGTAAAAACTCATCCTTGTGTCATTCAGTGTGGTGCCACTTAGTTGTGTTACCTGCTGGAATATGCTCTTTTCTAGGAGCTGTGAGAAGAACTTCTCCGCATTCTCCTCGCCATGTTTTTCCAATAGTACCCTTGAGTATCCCTCTGCGATCCACCGCCTTATTAGCCGTCTCCGCCGAATGATTTGGTTTGGAGGAAAAATTGCCAGGTAAAAGATACATGGCTTGAGGAAATCTGGGGGATTAAGTATGATGGAGTTCATCCAACCAAAAAGACCACTTAGACAATCAAACTCTCGGTTAGTCTCTATATGATCCATAAATCCATCATTCAAATAACGAACAGTATCCTTGAATGTGTCAGGCTTCAATGGTGCCAATAAGCCAGCAATAGCAATTATCACTTTGGGAAGACCCCCGCACTTCAGAGTAAGTTCGTGAAGTTGAACCTCCAGATCTGGGTCATGATATTTTGAAGGGAATGATTTATTCTTCCTGGTAACCTATTGCTCAGAAAATGTAAGGTTATCAGTTAGCATTACAACATCAATGAAATCAGAATTTCATGTCTCGGTTGTACACCCCCCTTCCCGAATTAGTTGACTTAGATTTGTTTACATGCGGATGTATCTGAATaagttttagtgttagatacatcagTATCTAGACAGATTTAAGACaactaatttgggacggagggagtactagactaTGAAGGCGAGGAGCTATATATAAACACGTGATATATCCATGCATTAGTTCAAAAGCATAACTGCAATCCAATGTAAGAGGGCGGAGCAGGGAAGGTTGACACCTACCTCAATTTTTAGGTGTCAAATGTTATTTCTCTATTTAATCAGGTCGGCATATGTGGTTTCTAGGTCTCTAACTTAACGCTGGGGAGAAAGCGAGCTCATGCACGAGAACTAGCATGAAACTACTACATAGATATATACTAGCCAGAAACTCCCTTCATAAAAGATACAATAAGTAAATGGAAGAGGGGAAACACACCTCCTCTTTAAAGAGAGCAAGGGCATCATCAGCTTGTAGACCTTTAACATTAAACGTGAGCTCCCCTTTATTTCCGCGGCAATGCCTGGCAACGCTTTCTTCAGCGGTAATGATGATAATACAGTTCTTTGAAGATCCAGATACCAATTCAGCCTGTATCAAGTCCCATTCTTTCGTGGACTCGATACCATCAATGACAACGAGGCACCTAACCTGTTTAAGAATCCCACGGCACTCTAGAATGGGGTTTTTGCTTCCCATCATATCAATATCATGGTCCTTGTTGGCTTGAAGAGATTGGGAATGAAAACTCAATAGTAAACTCCGAGAGAATTCTCTCAAATTGAATGGATAGGATACATCCACCCAGGCATACTTGTCAAATATGCTGGGTTTGGTTTTCTCAACTAGTCTGCAGTCGTTAAGAACTGTGTCGCACAGCAAGTTTTTCAGGAGAGCTGATTTCCCAACGCCAGCTATCCCCCACACGGACATAACTTCAAATGAATAGAAACGTGCCTTTGAAGTATATTGACGGAGATTATTCATTTCCGACTCCCGTCCAACAAGGGGATGCTTCGTCATCCAGTCTTGGGCTGCTGTCTTTCCAACACCAGTCTCCTCGCCTTTATCTCGGTCACATTGAGGTCCCTGAAAACTTAACAGTCAGGGCCAGAAGTATCTAACACAAAAATTGTGCTGAGAAAAAGTATTAGTACGTAACGGAGCGGCGAGCAAGCACTAAAATAATTGTTGTGCTACTGCTACAGCTAAGCCGCGTATAATTAAAGTTTTCTCTTAGGTAGCTGAAGACATCCTCaaagcatggttaatagtatagccaactgcttGCTATATTttatgttgttgccatgtcatatatagtcatatagtcactcatacaataaggttagctataagagtactactttttcCCAGCTtcactcatacaataaggttagctataattAAAGTTCTAATGAGATCGAGCTTTAATCGTCATTGACAGGAACTCAAAGGTCTTGCCCCTTCCTCTTGATCCAAAAACGGTGGAAAAGCGCAGAATCAGTAATTCATTTTCTCAGAATGTGAAATCTAAAGATAAGATTCCAATATCTGATATCCGACCACCTTGGGTTACAGAAGAAGCATATATGGTTCTGAAATAGGAGCAGTTTCAGTACTTCCTAAATGGTCCCAAATTACTTGTCAAAGAAATAGATAGAAAAAGATGTATCTGGAACTGAAAATGCGTTTAAATACATCCATttgtgcgacaagtaattcgggataGAGGGAGTACAAATGAGTGTACATAGACATAGAGGGAGTACAAATGAGTGTACACCACGGGCCCTCCCCCTCCCGAGCCGCCCCCCGCGTGGGCGACCGGGAGGCCCCAGATCCCATCGGCCGGACCTCCCCCACTcctcctccaccctcgccgccgcccaagcgAAGCCTTGCCGTCGCCGGCGGCAGCGGGGACTCGGGCCCTCTCGCTCGGGTGGGCTGGCGCGGGATAGCGCCCCCGGGCCGGAGCGTGGCGGGCGGGCCGGTAGCCACGGCGGGTGGTGGCGGCGCATCGGCGACCTCGCTTCCCCGCGGTAGGAGGTCTCGCGATCTGGTGCGTCGCGGCCGCCAGGGACGGTGGCGGCGTGACCGGATCGGttcgcggcggcgcggccggatctATGCCCATGCGTGGGCCTTGATCGCTGGTCTGTCATCGGCACGGTGGTGGGTGCAACTCGTCGACGGCTGGCAGATCCGCGAGATTCTACCCTTGTCTGGTCCTTGACAGCGCGGGCAACTCCgcgggaaaccctagatctccttgggatcgaacgatggcggcgcttttgcgtcgtagtccctctttagggcattgttttggagtTTGCTCCAGTTGAAGGGACCAACGACGTCGGCGGCGCAAGTCTGGTGgagcaactgccgatgaaaatcgcACCGACTACGGttatggcggacgatggcggcgtctttgatgtcgttcccttgtcgaggcatcgtcgttgcagtctgcgtcatcaggctcgggatgctctgggggaaaccct
The sequence above is drawn from the Triticum aestivum cultivar Chinese Spring chromosome 7A, IWGSC CS RefSeq v2.1, whole genome shotgun sequence genome and encodes:
- the LOC123149892 gene encoding disease resistance protein Pik-2; the protein is MAELVVGLSKSVVEGALTKVQSAIEDDAKLRQRAQRDLVSITLEFEMMQSFLNVANEESVKNTLVGTWVKHVRELAYDLEDCVENVVHLDSKPIFWRRLFQPCMALADCSLPLDQAVEELAELKGRAEELSKCYSRYSNITDSAGSKLIMMQQEGASSAIALDMLLKARDAAKGQKFLGDLTQLITQEGRPSNDLQVISVWGSAGNQGAISIMMKTYKDPEICHSYTHRAWVKLMHPFNPHDFIRNLMAQFFEHSFEEQGETTICVQLLTKMDEATQSQAHLFKKFEQLVTQERYLVVLEDLSNMVEWHAIRKFLPHRENGSCIIVSTQESEIASLCIGHTYEILELKQFSAEHSICALFNKGPQCDRDKGEETGVGKTAAQDWMTKHPLVGRESEMNNLRQYTSKARFYSFEVMSVWGIAGVGKSALLKNLLCDTVLNDCRLVEKTKPSIFDKYAWVDVSYPFNLREFSRSLLLSFHSQSLQANKDHDIDMMGSKNPILECRGILKQVRCLVVIDGIESTKEWDLIQAELVSGSSKNCIIIITAEESVARHCRGNKGELTFNVKGLQADDALALFKEEVTRKNKSFPSKYHDPDLEVQLHELTLKCGGLPKVIIAIAGLLAPLKPDTFKDTVRYLNDGFMDHIETNREFDCLSGLFGWMNSIILNPPDFLKPCIFYLAIFPPNQIIRRRRLIRRWIAEGYSRVLLEKHGEENAEKFFSQLLEKSIFQQVTQLSGTTLNDTRMSFYQVNGLIREYIVSRRMEENLVFELGGRSSVLTSQSTGRHLVISSRDTEKTVFESIDFSRLRSLTVFGQWESFFISKSMKMLRVLDLEDASGSVEYEDLKKMVKLLRRLKFLSLRGRPEINRLPSSLDHLRQLQTLDVRGTSTLTLPENITKLQKLQYIRAGSTDVPATTPSPNVSSSWLCKRHSLVGVKVPGGLGKLTALHTLGVINVAASGSKTFVKDLKKLTQLSKLGVSGINKKNSKEFFSAIEGHVHLESLSVQLDNETQGCCSRNRGNQGCLDGIPMPLALENLRSLKLYGLNDKLPEWGINQLSKLTKLDLEMATLMGNDMMKFLGELQQLCILRVKQLQDGTICFHVSVNNVVVHLFEKVKILQIACGSSSSSLHVSFGYKSMKKLELLKVDCHGGSPPYKLSGLENLKGLRQACSGG